The following coding sequences lie in one Flavobacteriales bacterium genomic window:
- a CDS encoding dephospho-CoA kinase, with the protein MSSKKNKLKKPILVGLTGGIGSGKSTIAKIFQALGIKVYNSDDEAKNIINTNQEVIVKIKNKFGDSIYVNGFLDSKQLASVVFNNKEALNELNAIVHPQVKFHFENWVLQNKKEKVLVKEAAILIESGANKGLDKVVLVTAPEELRISRVCNRDKSNEEDIRKRIKTQMTDDEKMPYVDYVIKNNEEEFLLPQVVKILDNL; encoded by the coding sequence ATGTCCTCAAAAAAAAATAAACTTAAAAAGCCTATTCTTGTTGGTTTAACCGGAGGTATTGGAAGTGGAAAATCTACTATCGCTAAAATTTTTCAAGCATTAGGTATTAAAGTTTATAATTCGGATGATGAAGCAAAAAATATCATTAATACAAACCAAGAAGTTATTGTTAAGATTAAAAATAAATTTGGAGACAGTATTTATGTTAATGGATTTTTAGATTCAAAGCAATTAGCCTCAGTGGTTTTTAATAATAAAGAAGCATTAAATGAGTTAAATGCTATTGTTCATCCTCAAGTAAAATTTCATTTTGAAAACTGGGTACTTCAAAACAAAAAAGAAAAAGTATTAGTTAAAGAGGCTGCTATTTTAATTGAAAGTGGAGCAAATAAGGGTTTGGATAAAGTTGTTTTGGTAACAGCTCCAGAAGAGTTAAGAATAAGTCGTGTTTGTAATAGAGATAAATCTAATGAAGAAGATATTCGAAAAAGAATTAAAACTCAAATGACTGATGATGAAAAAATGCCTTATGTTGATTATGTTATAAAAAACAATGAGGAAGAATTTCTTCTTCCTCAAGTTGTAAAAATTTTAGATAATTTGTAG
- the yajC gene encoding preprotein translocase subunit YajC — protein sequence MNKLAILLMSAPEGGQGGGGMQTLIMFGLIFVVFYFFMIRPQVKKQKEQKQFREALKKGDKIVTIGGIHGKIEQVNDDTAIIEVEGGNRLKIEKSAIAKEFSSEEMEKK from the coding sequence ATGAACAAACTAGCAATTTTATTAATGTCGGCACCAGAAGGTGGTCAAGGTGGAGGAGGAATGCAAACTCTTATAATGTTTGGATTAATTTTCGTGGTTTTCTATTTCTTTATGATTAGGCCACAAGTAAAAAAACAAAAAGAACAAAAACAATTTAGAGAAGCTTTAAAAAAAGGGGATAAAATTGTTACTATTGGCGGTATTCACGGTAAAATTGAACAAGTAAACGATGATACTGCAATAATTGAAGTGGAAGGTGGAAATCGTTTAAAAATTGAAAAATCAGCTATTGCTAAAGAATTTTCTAGTGAAGAAATGGAAAAAAAGTAA
- a CDS encoding DUF1573 domain-containing protein: protein MKRLILSVAIVSVLFACSGNNDSQELTTDLINNPNSASSSEVDKDELPFFEFVEEVVDFGTITQGEVVSTNFKFKNVGKSDLIISSAQGSCGCTVPEWPKEPIKPGEEGKIAVTFNSTGKQGKQNKTITLVANTIPNTKVIALKGDVLVPKGHENDPVSE, encoded by the coding sequence ATGAAAAGACTTATTTTATCAGTAGCTATAGTTTCTGTATTGTTTGCCTGCTCAGGGAATAATGACTCTCAAGAGTTAACTACTGATTTAATTAATAATCCTAATTCAGCGAGTAGTTCTGAAGTAGATAAAGATGAACTTCCTTTTTTCGAGTTTGTTGAAGAAGTAGTAGATTTTGGAACAATAACTCAAGGCGAGGTGGTTTCTACAAATTTTAAATTTAAAAATGTAGGTAAATCAGATTTAATTATTTCATCTGCACAGGGTAGTTGTGGTTGTACTGTTCCTGAATGGCCAAAAGAACCTATTAAACCAGGTGAGGAGGGTAAAATTGCAGTAACATTTAACTCAACTGGCAAACAGGGTAAACAAAACAAAACAATCACATTGGTTGCGAATACAATTCCAAATACTAAAGTTATTGCTTTAAAAGGAGATGTGTTAGTTCCAAAAGGACATGAAAATGATCCTGTTTCAGAATAA